CCAGCCGAAGGGCATTTCGCTGACGGCAAGGCCCTGTCCGTCCGTCAGCTCCTCCAGCAGGCCGATGTTTTCCGGCGGATAGGGCTTGTCGAGCCCGCCGGCCATGGCGGCGATGGTGCCGGTGGAAAGGCTGGCGCGGTGGGCCGCCGTATCGATGCCGCGCGCAAGGCCCGACACGACGACATAGCCGGTGCGGCCGACCTCCCGCGCGACGAGGCTGGCGAACTTGATGCCGGAGATCGAGGCGTTGCGCGCGCCGACGATGCCGACGGCCGGCGCCGGCGTGACCTTGCGGTTGCCCTTGACGGCGAGAAGCGGCGGCGCGCCGTCGATCTGGCGCAGGAGCGGGGGATAATCCGGCTCGCCGATGCCCACGAAGCCGGCGCCGTGCCGCTCGGCGATTTCCAGCTCCCGTTCCGCCTCGGCCCGGCCGGCGACGCGGATGCTGCGCGAGGCCCCGCCGCGGCGGGAGAGTTCCGGCAGCATTTCCAGCGCCGTCTCGGCGCTGCCGAAATGATTGATGAGCTCGCGGAAGGTGACCGGACCGACATTGTCGCTGCGGATCAGCCGCAGCCAGGCAATCCTCTGTCGTTCCGTCAGCGCAATTCCCCTTGTCCTTGCGCTGCGGTCGTCCATGGCTATCCCTTGCTGCCGATCCTGCTTTCGGTGCCGTTCATCAGGCGGCCGATATTGGCCCGATGCTTCCACCAGGTGATCACGGTGAGAACGGCGAAGAGCAGCGCCACCTTCTCGTGACCGAGGAACCACAATACAACCGGAGATACGATTGTTGCAACCAGGGCCGAGAGCGACGAATAGCGGGTGAGATAGGCCA
The Shinella zoogloeoides DNA segment above includes these coding regions:
- the dprA gene encoding DNA-processing protein DprA, whose product is MDDRSARTRGIALTERQRIAWLRLIRSDNVGPVTFRELINHFGSAETALEMLPELSRRGGASRSIRVAGRAEAERELEIAERHGAGFVGIGEPDYPPLLRQIDGAPPLLAVKGNRKVTPAPAVGIVGARNASISGIKFASLVAREVGRTGYVVVSGLARGIDTAAHRASLSTGTIAAMAGGLDKPYPPENIGLLEELTDGQGLAVSEMPFGWEPRARDFPRRNRLIAGMALGLVVVEAAVRSGSLITARNAADFGRLVFAVPGSPLDPRCEGTNGLLKDGATITTTPEDVLEALRPLSEPDLFTPRPGAGEPAEDVAPRLRLPPSDGERDRIADALSQVPAEIDEIIRHTGIPAATVYLVLLELDLAGRLQRHVGGGVSLNLE